A genomic region of Armatimonadota bacterium contains the following coding sequences:
- a CDS encoding TAXI family TRAP transporter solute-binding subunit, translating into MVVVLLVVLGAAGASAGPVERLTILGGPAAGVFNVFATGLATFLSRNVPGVEVTVAATGGSVENVRRVNGKEAELAVAFASDVHEGYYGLEAFQGNPQRNIRAIGLLFIGVGHFVTYKDSGIRTVGDLVGKRVAVGSPGSGTFSNAQRILTELGLWDRVQRVPLLGSAAAAALRDGRVDAFFFTAPYPDRATIEAAIAKEVHLLDLYGPLSRTEFFRKYPYFIRYVIPNRGYHGLTDSVSTIGIPGLWFAHRDVSPALVRRLVAAAYSREGHAHMLQVHSASADMTTRRALLGVSIPLHPGAEAYYRSVGLEIPDAIRAR; encoded by the coding sequence ATGGTGGTCGTGCTCCTGGTGGTCCTGGGGGCCGCGGGGGCTTCTGCGGGCCCCGTGGAGCGCCTAACCATCCTGGGGGGGCCGGCCGCGGGGGTATTTAACGTGTTCGCCACGGGCCTCGCCACGTTCCTGTCGCGGAACGTGCCCGGCGTGGAGGTAACCGTGGCGGCCACGGGCGGGTCTGTGGAGAACGTGCGGCGGGTGAACGGGAAGGAGGCCGAGCTCGCGGTGGCCTTCGCGAGCGACGTCCATGAGGGATATTACGGACTCGAGGCGTTCCAGGGCAACCCGCAGCGCAACATCCGGGCCATCGGGCTCCTCTTCATTGGTGTGGGGCACTTCGTCACCTACAAGGACAGCGGGATCCGAACCGTCGGGGACCTCGTGGGCAAACGCGTGGCGGTGGGATCCCCGGGCTCCGGCACCTTCTCGAACGCCCAGCGCATCCTCACGGAGCTGGGCCTATGGGATCGCGTCCAGCGGGTGCCGCTCCTGGGGTCCGCGGCGGCCGCGGCGCTCCGGGACGGGCGGGTGGACGCGTTCTTCTTCACGGCTCCCTACCCGGATCGGGCCACCATCGAGGCCGCCATCGCCAAGGAGGTACACCTCCTGGATCTGTACGGTCCCCTCTCCCGCACCGAGTTCTTCCGGAAGTATCCGTACTTCATCCGGTACGTGATCCCGAACCGGGGCTACCACGGACTCACGGACTCCGTGAGCACCATCGGCATTCCGGGTCTGTGGTTCGCGCATCGAGACGTCTCCCCAGCCCTCGTGCGCCGGCTGGTGGCCGCGGCCTACAGCCGTGAGGGGCACGCCCACATGCTGCAGGTGCACAGTGCTTCCGCGGACATGACCACACGGCGGGCTCTGCTGGGGGTGAGCATCCCCCTGCACCCCGGTGCGGAGGCCTACTACCGGTCCGTGGGGCTGGAGATCCCGGACGCCATCCGGGCGCGGTAA
- a CDS encoding branched-chain amino acid ABC transporter permease has protein sequence MRSSVWPETWTSGPTRLGRRHALGAAALLGIVVGIGAWWEGLGLLSTLTNVFLFLLLTQAWNFLGGYAGYLNLAMAVFFGVGAYTTGILAYRWGWSPLLTFPLGGLMAVLWAAAVGVPSLRVRGPYFAVLTMILGFLAQVLAYNVPWTRGAMGIYVSPLPWDRRVVEQFFYFTYLGLALLVTGIAARIQSSRFGAALVAVREDEVAAGVLGVRTTWVKVAALLLGAFWAGVAGGLYTQRIGYIEPTGVFSLDISVDVVLMAMVGGAGTWQGPLLGVPLVMLVAELLRVGVVHLGLFGARIPAEFNRAVFGAALVLIALYAPQGLMGLVRPFRGRRLGV, from the coding sequence ATGCGATCCTCCGTTTGGCCGGAGACCTGGACGTCCGGACCCACCCGGCTGGGCCGCCGGCACGCCCTAGGTGCGGCTGCGCTCCTGGGGATCGTGGTGGGGATCGGAGCGTGGTGGGAGGGCCTGGGACTCCTGAGTACCCTAACCAACGTCTTCCTGTTCCTGCTCCTCACCCAGGCATGGAATTTTCTGGGAGGCTATGCCGGCTACCTGAACCTCGCCATGGCCGTGTTCTTCGGAGTCGGGGCCTACACCACGGGGATCCTGGCCTACAGGTGGGGCTGGTCTCCTCTCCTCACGTTCCCCCTGGGAGGACTGATGGCGGTGCTCTGGGCTGCGGCCGTGGGCGTGCCAAGCCTGCGGGTGCGAGGGCCGTACTTCGCTGTCCTCACCATGATCCTGGGATTCCTCGCCCAGGTGCTTGCGTACAACGTTCCCTGGACCCGGGGCGCCATGGGAATCTACGTGTCTCCCCTGCCCTGGGACCGGCGGGTGGTGGAGCAGTTCTTTTACTTCACGTACCTGGGGCTTGCCCTGCTGGTCACGGGAATCGCGGCACGGATTCAGTCCTCCCGCTTCGGGGCCGCCCTGGTGGCCGTGCGGGAGGACGAGGTGGCGGCGGGCGTTCTCGGCGTGCGGACCACGTGGGTGAAGGTGGCTGCCCTGCTGCTGGGAGCGTTCTGGGCAGGCGTGGCCGGAGGTCTGTACACCCAGCGGATCGGGTACATCGAGCCCACGGGGGTGTTCAGCCTGGACATCTCCGTGGACGTGGTCCTCATGGCCATGGTGGGGGGTGCGGGGACCTGGCAGGGTCCCCTGTTGGGTGTCCCCCTGGTCATGCTGGTGGCGGAGCTGCTGCGGGTGGGCGTGGTGCATCTGGGTCTGTTCGGGGCGCGCATCCCCGCGGAGTTCAACCGGGCGGTCTTCGGTGCGGCCTTGGTCCTCATCGCCCTGTACGCCCCCCAGGGCCTGATGGGACTGGTGCGCCCCTTCCGCGGGCGCCGGTTGGGGGTGTGA
- a CDS encoding TRAP transporter permease → MRKLVGPWDRLVRAGLAATVGFYLWAAAVEVTSLQYHRGIAVLYSLAAAFLLYRATRRSPQDRPSWTDVLLAGASCVVAGYWITQYEALAYRAGAFTSLDVTMGILALVLSVEVTRRVLGPSMTVVALLLVAYALWGNHLPSVVGHRGFTLRRVVEYFYLTPEGLFGVMPDILASYILPFVAFGAFLLRAGVAKFFMDLSLALVGRMRGGPAQVAVVSSALFGSINGSPVANTATTGAFTIPLMKRCGFPPHIAAAVEAAASTGGMILPPVMGAGAFIMAELTQIPYARIAALSALPGLLYFLGVGVMVYCEARKLGLEGLPPDQIPRLRDVLRAGWYFLLPLAVLVAVLVRTTSAPMAVMASIASTVLVSWLRPETRMGPREIWEALVDAGRSSTYVAAATGAIGIVVAVVTLTGIGVRFSQLVLDVSGGNLPVALLLVAAASFVLGMGMPITAAYLVLAVVAAPALVKLGVPLLSAHMIIFWLSLDSNITPPVALGAVTAAAIAQADPWRTGWNSFRFAKMIYVMPVLFAYTHLLMTGTWQENLWAAVSSVVGTVAFSIMSTGYFLVRTTVLEWGVLAAATVLCFIPTLATDLVGIGLFALVYLWQRRRRMRQETAMQAGLPARAAAMR, encoded by the coding sequence ATGCGGAAGCTGGTGGGCCCGTGGGATCGCCTGGTGAGGGCGGGCCTCGCGGCCACCGTGGGATTCTACCTGTGGGCCGCGGCGGTGGAGGTCACAAGCCTCCAGTACCACCGCGGCATTGCGGTGCTCTACAGCCTCGCCGCCGCTTTCCTTCTCTACCGTGCCACCCGGCGTTCCCCCCAGGACAGGCCTTCGTGGACGGATGTGCTGCTCGCCGGCGCCTCCTGTGTGGTGGCCGGGTACTGGATCACACAGTACGAGGCTTTGGCCTACCGGGCGGGGGCGTTCACCTCCCTGGACGTGACCATGGGGATCCTGGCCCTCGTCCTGAGCGTGGAGGTGACCCGCAGGGTCCTGGGACCTTCCATGACCGTGGTGGCTCTGTTGCTGGTGGCCTACGCCCTGTGGGGGAACCACCTGCCCTCCGTGGTGGGCCACCGGGGGTTCACCCTCCGCCGGGTGGTGGAGTACTTCTACCTCACCCCAGAGGGGCTGTTCGGTGTCATGCCGGACATCCTCGCCAGCTACATCCTGCCCTTTGTGGCCTTCGGGGCGTTTCTGCTGCGGGCAGGGGTGGCGAAGTTCTTCATGGACCTCTCCCTCGCCTTGGTGGGCCGCATGCGGGGCGGCCCCGCCCAGGTGGCGGTGGTGAGCAGCGCCCTGTTCGGCTCCATCAACGGGAGTCCTGTAGCCAACACGGCCACCACGGGCGCCTTCACCATCCCCCTCATGAAACGGTGTGGCTTTCCCCCGCATATCGCGGCCGCGGTGGAGGCAGCGGCCTCCACGGGGGGGATGATCCTGCCCCCTGTGATGGGGGCAGGCGCCTTCATTATGGCGGAGCTCACCCAGATCCCTTACGCCCGCATCGCGGCGCTCTCCGCGCTCCCCGGCCTCCTGTACTTCCTGGGCGTGGGCGTGATGGTGTACTGCGAGGCCCGCAAGCTGGGCTTGGAGGGACTTCCACCGGACCAGATCCCTCGGCTGCGGGACGTCCTCCGGGCAGGGTGGTACTTCCTGCTGCCCTTGGCGGTGCTGGTGGCGGTGCTGGTCCGCACCACCTCCGCCCCCATGGCGGTGATGGCCAGCATCGCCAGCACCGTGCTGGTGAGCTGGCTGCGACCGGAGACCCGGATGGGCCCCCGGGAGATCTGGGAAGCCCTGGTGGACGCGGGGCGCAGCAGCACCTACGTGGCCGCGGCGACGGGGGCCATCGGGATCGTGGTGGCGGTGGTGACCCTCACAGGGATTGGGGTACGCTTCAGCCAACTGGTCCTGGACGTCTCCGGCGGCAACTTGCCGGTCGCGCTCCTGCTCGTGGCCGCGGCCAGCTTCGTGCTGGGGATGGGTATGCCCATCACCGCCGCCTACCTGGTCTTGGCCGTGGTGGCGGCCCCTGCTCTGGTCAAGCTGGGTGTGCCACTCTTGTCCGCCCACATGATCATCTTCTGGCTGAGCCTGGATTCCAACATCACCCCGCCCGTGGCCCTGGGTGCGGTCACCGCTGCCGCCATCGCGCAGGCGGATCCATGGCGCACGGGCTGGAACAGCTTCCGGTTTGCCAAAATGATCTACGTCATGCCCGTGCTGTTCGCATACACCCACCTCCTCATGACGGGCACCTGGCAGGAGAACCTGTGGGCGGCTGTTTCCTCCGTGGTGGGGACCGTGGCCTTCTCCATCATGAGCACGGGCTATTTCCTAGTGCGTACCACCGTGCTGGAGTGGGGGGTGCTGGCGGCGGCTACGGTGCTTTGCTTCATCCCCACCCTGGCCACGGATCTGGTGGGAATCGGGCTCTTCGCCCTCGTGTACCTGTGGCAGCGACGTCGGCGGATGC
- a CDS encoding alcohol dehydrogenase catalytic domain-containing protein — MRAAVYYGNQDVRVASVPEPREPGPQEVLLRVRRASLCGTDVSEYLHGPLMIPLHDPHPVTGHRGPTILGHEFVGEVVACGPEVGFREGQRVVCGAGVWCGACPWCRAGRTNLCARYYTLGLHAHGGLAEFVCVPARTCVEVPETCSDEAAAIAQPTAVAVHALRRSGWAPGMSLVVIGTGGIGSLLVGVARAWGGEAIVAVDVDPHRLELAERVGASRRLQAGRDDVRGAVLRATRGEGAEVVVDSSGAEEVLEQATGLVRQGGTILQVGLPHRSPRVPVREMVLQEICWITAVAHVCDQDLPEAIRILASTDLANRVVDRVIPLGEVVPRGLLALVHREAAGKVVVDPSG, encoded by the coding sequence ATGCGGGCAGCGGTGTACTACGGGAACCAGGACGTGCGGGTTGCTTCGGTCCCGGAGCCCCGGGAACCCGGACCCCAGGAGGTACTCCTTCGGGTCCGGCGGGCTTCCCTTTGCGGGACGGATGTCTCGGAGTATCTGCACGGCCCGCTCATGATCCCCCTGCACGACCCGCATCCCGTCACCGGGCATCGTGGTCCCACGATCCTGGGACACGAATTCGTGGGTGAGGTGGTGGCCTGTGGGCCGGAGGTGGGTTTTCGGGAGGGCCAACGGGTCGTGTGCGGCGCCGGAGTGTGGTGCGGCGCCTGTCCGTGGTGCCGGGCCGGCCGGACGAACCTGTGCGCGCGGTACTACACCTTGGGGCTGCACGCCCATGGCGGGCTCGCGGAGTTCGTATGTGTCCCCGCCCGAACCTGCGTGGAGGTCCCCGAGACGTGCTCGGACGAGGCAGCCGCCATCGCCCAGCCCACCGCGGTGGCGGTGCACGCCCTGCGACGGAGCGGGTGGGCTCCCGGGATGTCCCTGGTGGTGATCGGCACGGGCGGCATCGGGTCCCTCCTGGTCGGAGTTGCCCGGGCATGGGGCGGGGAGGCCATCGTGGCGGTGGATGTGGATCCCCATCGACTCGAGCTGGCAGAGCGGGTGGGGGCTTCACGCCGGCTGCAGGCGGGACGAGACGATGTGCGTGGGGCCGTGCTGAGAGCGACCCGGGGCGAAGGCGCGGAGGTGGTGGTAGATAGCTCGGGCGCGGAAGAGGTCCTGGAGCAAGCTACAGGGCTTGTCCGACAGGGCGGGACCATCCTGCAGGTAGGATTGCCCCACCGCTCCCCGCGGGTGCCGGTCCGGGAGATGGTCCTTCAGGAGATCTGCTGGATCACCGCGGTCGCCCATGTATGCGACCAGGACCTGCCGGAGGCCATCCGGATCCTCGCATCCACGGACCTCGCGAATCGCGTGGTGGATCGCGTGATCCCGCTCGGAGAGGTCGTGCCAAGAGGCCTCCTCGCGCTCGTGCATCGGGAGGCGGCAGGGAAGGTCGTGGTGGATCCGAGCGGGTGA